The Streptomyces sp. Alt3 genome has a segment encoding these proteins:
- a CDS encoding acyl-CoA desaturase translates to MPTSPEVIDDGLPTAAGGPAAPSATLGGDKKRSVEQLALLLFIVVPFAALVAAVPLAWGRGVSWLDLGLLVVMYYWGCHGVTIGFHRYFTHGSFKANRALRLTLAVAGSMAVEGPLVRWVADHRKHHRFSDAEGDPHSPWRFGENLPALMKGLWWAHIGWMFNEEQTPQQKYAPDLVRDPAIRAISRHFLSFTILSLAIPPLVGGLVTMSWWGAFTAFFWGSLVRVALLHHVTWSINSICHAVGKRPFKSRDRSGNVWWLAVLSCGESWHNLHHADPTSARHGVMRGQIDSSARLIRWFEKLGWAHDVRWPDASRIASRRKPAAADPA, encoded by the coding sequence ATGCCCACCAGCCCCGAAGTGATCGACGACGGCCTGCCCACGGCGGCAGGCGGCCCAGCGGCCCCCTCGGCCACGCTGGGCGGCGACAAGAAGCGCTCGGTCGAGCAGCTCGCGCTGCTGCTGTTCATCGTGGTGCCGTTCGCGGCCCTGGTCGCGGCGGTGCCGCTGGCCTGGGGCCGCGGTGTCAGCTGGCTCGACCTGGGTCTCCTGGTGGTCATGTACTACTGGGGCTGCCACGGCGTGACGATCGGGTTCCACCGCTACTTCACGCACGGCTCCTTCAAGGCGAACCGCGCCCTGCGCCTCACCCTGGCCGTCGCCGGCTCGATGGCGGTCGAGGGCCCGCTGGTGCGCTGGGTGGCCGACCACCGCAAGCACCACCGGTTCTCCGACGCCGAGGGCGACCCGCACTCGCCGTGGAGGTTCGGCGAGAACCTCCCCGCACTGATGAAGGGCCTTTGGTGGGCCCACATCGGCTGGATGTTCAACGAGGAGCAGACGCCGCAGCAGAAGTACGCCCCCGACCTGGTCAGGGACCCGGCGATCCGCGCGATCTCGCGTCACTTCCTCAGCTTCACGATCCTCTCGCTGGCGATCCCCCCGCTGGTCGGCGGCCTGGTCACCATGTCGTGGTGGGGGGCGTTCACCGCCTTCTTCTGGGGTTCGCTGGTCCGTGTCGCGCTGCTGCACCACGTGACCTGGTCGATCAACTCGATCTGTCACGCGGTCGGCAAGCGGCCCTTCAAGTCCCGTGACAGGTCCGGCAACGTGTGGTGGCTGGCGGTGCTCTCGTGCGGCGAGTCCTGGCACAACCTGCACCACGCGGACCCCACGAGCGCGCGTCACGGGGTGATGCGGGGGCAGATCGACTCCAGCGCCCGGCTGATCCGCTGGTTCGAGAAGCTGGGCTGGGCGCACGACGTCCGGTGGCCCGACGCCTCGCGTATCGCCTCCCGGCGCAAGCCCGCGGCCGCCGACCCTGCATGA